The Lolium perenne isolate Kyuss_39 unplaced genomic scaffold, Kyuss_2.0 unplaced12, whole genome shotgun sequence genome includes the window agcaagtttttgtaagactttataacttcagagatgtgacaatcatcaaaatgtaaatcattatgatctacagcaatgggatcattgtccccaatattttgaaaaatttcagcagttttatcacaagcgatttcagcagctttagcagtttcagacagttttgcacgctttgcattaggagtagaaacatttctaacaccaattattttaccattaatagtaggaggtttagcaacatgtgaagcatcaacattactagtggtggtaatagttgatggcgtgtaactcacacgttcgttgggaaccccaagaggaaggtatgatgcgcacagcagcaagttttccctcagaaagaaaccaaggtttatcgaaccaggaggagccaagaagcacgttgaaggttgatggcggcgggatgtagtgcggcgcaacaccgagagattccggcgccaacgtggaacctgcacaacacaaccaaagtactttgccccaacgaaacagtgaggttgtcaatctcaccggcttgctgtaacaaaggattaaccgtattgtgtggaagatgattgtttgcagaaaacagtagaacaagatgtgcagagattgtatttcaagaaagagaattggaccggggtccacagttcactagaggtgtctctcccataagacaaacaagatgttgggtgaacaaattacagcttgggcaattgacaaataaagagagcatgaccatgcacatacatatcatgatgagtatagtgagatttaattgggcattacgacaaagtacatagaccgtcatccaaccgcatctatgcctaaaaagtccaccttcaaggttatcatccgaaccctccggtattaagttgctaacaacagacaattgcattaagtattgctcgtaatgtaactagtgactacatccttgaacatagcactaatgttttatccctagtggcaacagcacatccataaccttagtggttcttgtcactcctccagattcacagaggcatgaacccactatcgagcataaatactccctcttggagttactagcatcaacttggccagagcatctactaataacggagagcatgcaagatcataaacaacacataagcatagctttgataatcaacataacaagtattctctattcatcggatcccaacaaacgcaacatatagaattacagatagatgatcttgatcatgttaggcagctcacaagatccgacaatgatagcacaatggggagaagacaaccatctagctactgctatggacccatagtccaggggtagactactcacacatcacaccggaggcgaccatggcggcgtagagtcctccgggagatgattcccctctccggcagggtgccggaggcgatctcctggatccccgagatgggatcggcggcggcggcgtctcgggaaggttttccgtatcgtggttctcggtactggggttttcgtcacggagactttttataggcgaaagggcaggtcaagaggcggcacgggggccccacaccacagggccgcgcggccaagggggggccgcgccgccctagggtgtggcccctccgtggcccctcttcgtctctccttcggacgtctggacgcttcgtgagaaaataggcccctgggctttgatttcgtccaagtccgagaatatttccttactaggatttctgaaaccaaaaacagcagaaaacagcaactggcacttcggcatcttgttaataggttagttccagaaaatgcacgaatatgacataaagtgtgcataaaacatgtagataacatcaataatgtggcatggaacataagaaattatcgatacgtcggagacgtatcagcatccccaagcttagttctgctcgtcccgagcaggtaaaacgataacacagataatttctggagtgacatgccatcataatcttgatcatactatttgtaaagcatatgtagtgaatgcagcgatcaaaacaatgtatatgacatgagtaaacaagtgaatcataaagcaaagacttttcatgaatagcacttcaagacaagcatcaataagtcttgcataagagttaactcataaagcaataattcaaagtaaaggtattgaagcaacacaaaagaagattaagtttcagcggttgctttcaacttgtaacatgtatatctcatggatattgtcaacatagagtaatataataagtgcaataagcaagtatgtaggaatcaatgcatagttcacacaagtgtttgcttcttgaggtggagagaaataggtgaactgactcaacattgaaagtaaaagaatggtcctccatagaggaaaagcatcgattgctatatttgtgctagagctttgattttgaaaacatgaaacaattttgtcaacggtagtaataaagcatatgtatcatgtaaattatatcttacaagttgcaagcctcatgcatagtatactaatagtgcccgcaccttgtcctaattagcttggactaccggatcatcacaatgcattgtttttaccaagtgtcacaaaggggtacctctatgccgcctgtacaaaggtctaaggagaaagctcgcattggatttctcgctattgattattcttcaacttagacatccataccgggacaacatagacaacagataatggactcctcttttatgcataagcatataacaacaattaataattttctcatttgagatttgaggattgttgtccaaaactgaaacttccaccatggaacatggctttagttagcggcccaatgttcttctctaacatatgcatgcttaaccctatggtggtagatctctcttacttcagacaagacgaacatgcatagcaactcacatgaaattcaacaaagagtagttgatggcgtccccggtaaacatggttatcgcacaacaagcaacttaataagagataaagtgcataattacatattcaataccacaatagtttaaagctatttgtcccatgagctatatattgcaaaggtgaatgatggaattttaaaggtagcactcaagcaatttactttggaatggcggaaagtaccatgtagtaggtaggtatggtggacacaaatggcatagtggttggctcaagtattttggatgcatgagaagtattccctctcgatacaaggtttaggctagcaaggcttatttgaaacaaacacaaggatgaaccggtgcagcaaaactcacataaaagacatattgaaaacattataagactctacaccgtcttccttgttgttcaaactcaatactagaaattatctagaccttagagaaaccaaatatgcaaaccaaattttagcatgctctatgtatttcttcattaatgggtgcaaagcatatgatgcaagagcttaatcatgagcacaacaattgccaagtatcacattacccaagacatttatagcaattactacatgtatcattttccaattccaaccatataacaatttaacgaaggagaaacttcgccatgaatactatgagtagaaaccaaggacatacttgtccatatgctacagcggagcgtgtatctctcccataaagtgaatgctaggatccattttattcaaacaaaacaaaaacaaaaacaaaccgacgctccaagaaaaagcacataagatgtgatggaataaaaatatagtttcagtggaggaacctgataatgttgtcgatgaagaaggggatgccttgggcatccccaagcttagacgcttgagtcttcttgatatatgcaggggtgaaccaccgggtgcatccccaagcttagagctttcactctccttgatcatgttgcatcatactcctctcttgatccttgaaaacttcctccacaccaaactcgaaacaactcattagagggttagtgcacattataaattgacatattcagaggtgacacaatcattcttaacacttctggacattgcataatgctactggacattagtggatcaaagaaattcatccaacatagcgaaagaggcaatgcgaaataaaaggcagaatctgtcaaaacagaacagttcgtattgacgaattttaaaatggcaccagacttgctcaaatgaaaatgctcaaattgaatgaaagttgcctacatatctgaggatcatgcacgtaaattggcttaattttctgagttacctacagggaggtggacccagattcgtgacagcaaagaaatctggaactgtgcagtaatccaaatctagtacttacttttctatcaacggcttaacttggcacaacaaaacacaaaactaagataaggagaggttgctacagtagtaaacaacttccaagacacaaaataaaaacaaagtactgtaggtaaaaacatgggttgtctcccataagcgcttttctttaacgcctttcagctaggcgcagaaagtgtgtatcaagtattatcgaagggtggtgcatcggcattcttaccaggggtgttgctcttacctttcttactcttattcctactctttggtctagggaatacatgaccgcatccgggtgtagaggtaaaatttagagtgcctttcccaacatctatgactgctcccatgagtttcatcagggatcttccaagtgtgatttgtcctgtccctacacattcaataacaagataatcagtggataccgtccttccaagaaaggttgtaaaaacaccttcagctatacccataggaattacaacagagttatccgcaagagttatttcttctcccccttcagtaagtccccaaagtgtcaatgatttataaattttttcaggcatgaggcaaaactcggacataatatcacaacgagcaggaaaagtttcaccaccaatagtaattTTAACAGTagccacccacattgaaggttcaaagcttattgggacataatcataatattcgcgaattcgattatacacttcttttaaacaggatatatttgtttcaatagtgtccAATCTACTATTCAtactagcatgagatggatcaaaattattatcggagctaaatgatgtaatcaattttcttatagcattaaaagcttgatccccatcacaatgaaggaaatctcctcccactacaaagATCtagggcatatctatagcgaagaataagcccgaaatagaaattactaagaagcaaacttaaggtcattttaggttcagttttactataagcatcaaaaattctagaccatgcttctttaaaattctcttctcctccttgtttaaaggtgaagattgattcctcaggtgatagagtaacaactacgggactagacattataataaggtaaatgcaagtaaactaatttttttgtgtttttgatatagcaaacaagatagcaaaataaagtaaaactagcaactaattttttttgtattttgattttagtgcagcaaacaaagtagtaaataaaactaagcaagacaaaaacaaagtaaagagattgagaagtggagactccccttgcagcgtgtcttgatctccccggcaacggcgccagaaaatatgcttgatggcgtgtaactcacacgttcgttgggaaccccaagaggaaggtatgatgcgcacagcagcaagttttccctcagaaagaaaccaaggtttatcgaaccaggaggagccaagaagcacgttgaaggttgatggcggcgggatgtagtgcggcgcaacaccagagattccggcgccaacgtggaacctgcacaacacaaccaaagtactttgccccaacgaaacagtgaggttgtcaatctcaccggcttgctgtaacaaaggattaaccgtattgtgtggaagatgattgtttgcagaaaacagtagaacagtattgcagtagattgtatttcagtaaagagaattggaccggggtccacagttcactagaggtgtctctcccataagacaaatagcatgttgggtgaacaaattacagttgggcaattgacaaataaagagagcatgaccatgcacatacatatcatgatgagtatagtgagatttaattgggcattacgacaaagtacatagaccgtcatccaactgcatctatgcctaaaaagtccaccttcaggttatcatccgaaccccctccagtattaagttgctaacaacagacaattgcattaagtattgcgcgtaatgtaactagtgactacatccttgaacatagcactaatgttttatccctagtggcaacagcacatccataaccttagtggttcttgtcactcctccgcattcacagagacatgaacccactatcgagcataaatactccctcttggagttactagcatcaacttggccagagcatctactaataacggagagcatgcaagatcataaacaacacataagcatagctttgataatcaacataacaagtattctctattcatcggatcccaacaaacgcaacatatagaattacagatagatgatcttgatcatgttaggcagctcacaagatccgacaatgatagcacaatggggagaagacaaccatctagctactgctatggacccatagtccaggggtagactactcacacatcacaccggaggcgaccatggcggcgtagagtcctccgggagatgattcccctctccggcagggtgccggaggcgatctcctggatcccccgagatgggatcggcggcggcggcgtctctggaaggttttccgtatcgtggttctcggtactggggttttcgtcacggagactttttataggcgaaagggcaggtcaagaggcggcacgggggccccacaccacagggccgcgcggccaaggggggggggccgcgccgccctagggtgtggcccctccgtggcccctcttcgtctctccttcggacttctggaagcttcgtgagaaaataggcccctgggctttgatttcgtccaattccgagaatatttccttactaggatttctgaaaccaaaaacagcagaaacaaagaatcggcacttcggcatcttgttaataggttagttccagaaaatgcacgaatatgacataaagtgtgcataaaacatgtagataacatcaataatgtggcatggaacataagaaattatcgatacgtcggagacgtatcaatagtccaaactttagctacattattctctttagcaaaattttcttctcttttccacctagcatgcaattcagccatcaatataatattttcattaattcaaacttggatagcgtttgctgtagcaaatgatttaatatctttagtttcattaggcataactttcaattttaaaatatcaacatcagcagcaagactatcaaccttagaagcaagaacatcaattttaccaagcttttcttcaacagatttgttaaaagcagtttgtgtactaataaattctttaagcatggcttcaagaccagggggtacactcctattatttttgtaagaattaccataaccattaccattattagaaggatatggcctatagttgttaccaaaattattccgataagcattattgttgaaattattatttttaatgaagttcacatcaacatgctcttcctgagcaaccaatgaagctaggaacattattaggatcaacattagatctaccattaacaagcatagacataatagcatcaatcttatcactcaaggaggaggtttcttcaacagaatttaccttcttaccttgtggagtcctttcagtgtgccattcagagtagttgatcatcatattatcaagaagctttgttgcgacgCCTAAggtaatggacataaaagtacctccagcagctgaatccaataggttccttgaagaaaaattcagtcctgcataaaaggtttggatgatcatccaagtagtctgtCCATGGGTaggacaattctttaccaaagatttcattctttcccatgcttgggcaacattctcattatccaattgcttaaagttcattatgctacttctcaaagatataattttagcgggaggataatatctaccaatgaaagcatccttacatttagtccatgaatcaatactatttttaggcaaagatagcaaccaatctttagctcttcctcttaaggagaaaggaaacaatttcagttttataatgtcaccatctacatccttatacttttgcatttcacaaagttcaacaaaattattaagatgggcagcagcatcatcagaactaacaccagaaaattgctctctcataacaagatttaataaagcaggtttaatttcataaaattctgctatagtagcaggtggagcaataggccggtgtgcatatgaaatcattattatttgtgctagtgaagtcacacaacttagtgttctcaggagtacccattttagcaatagtaaataaagcaaactaaataaagtaaattcaagtaactattttttttatgtttttaatatagagaacgcaagacagtaaataaagtaatgcaatgaactaaattttttgtatttttgatatagagaacaaacaaagcagtaaataaaataaagtaaagtaaagcaagacaaaaacaaagtaaagagattggatgtgggagatgatgtctacgcacgcttctattcctgtagacagtgttgggcctccaagagcagaggtttgtagaacagcaacaagtttcccttaagtgaatcacccaagtttCACCACCGCTCGCCCTCGATCATCTTCACACCACCTGACCTGATCACAGTCCCCTTCAAGGTCAGCAGAACCCCctatgcttcacccttaccttccCAATGCTCGGTGAAGATTTTGCAAAAATAACACCATCCTAGCTGATTCAGGGGAACCCGTGAACAACTAGAAAACCACGCCACCATACAGTCTTGCAAGCATTTCAACAAACAGGAAACTCGCATGCGTGAGCGCACCCGGGGATAGAAGTGGCGACCCGGAGGTGTTGACGCGCACGTGCACAAACTCCTTCTTCGCCGTGGCGGGATTCAACTTATCCGGAGTCCCCATCAACTCGCTCGTGTTGAGAATTTCCAACACCTCACTCTGCTAATAAAACCGATGGTAAGGAAACGCGGGGAAAAATGGGGGATGCATGTCGTGCAGAAGGTTGGTCTGCTCGCCTGGGCGCGTTGAGCGGCGGCGTCGAAGACGAGGAGGAAGTCCTTGGGTTGCTGTACAGTGCGTTGCCCAGTTCGGTGTCAAAATCGAAGAGCTCCGCGAAGCTGCGAGAGGAGGTGGGGTTAGGGTTCGGGGGCAGCAGCAGTGGAGAGGGGTCGGATTGGAAGGAGTACTTACTCGATGACGAGGGGGAAGTGGAGCGTGGGCTCGGAGTGGAGGAGGATGCGGCGGAGGTCGTCGGAGTGGAAACCGCGCAGGAACTTGGCGAGCATAGGCTCGTACCCTGAAAGCTCGGCTGCGTCGCCGAGGTCGTCGGAGAGCGGCGGCGGCATTTGGGCGGCGATTGTGGTTTGGGCGCGAAATGGCCGAGGAGGGGGAGAAAGGTTGTTGTCAGGAGTATCAGGACACGGGGAAGAAGGCGGCGGACGGTGGGCGCGGTGCTAAGAGCAAGTACAGTAAGTCCtaatcagctggctataaggattaaaatagtatattattgcttagttggaggagagagatgaggagagagaaggagagtgagctcttatgcaagagccagctctagcgcGTGcttctaggcactttgtgagagtgaaaggtgggccaCACATTGATTAAAtactacatttttatagctcactattgtatatgttggctctaaattggctatagatgacatggcacttggcttatagccagcagctggctacTGATCCTCTTATCGCCGAAGCTTTGGGCTGTTTGGTTTGTGCCCACGCACGCCATACCAAATCAGGGGCAAGCCAAAATTTTGGCCAACGATTTGCCCGCCCATGTTTCGCCTGCGTGTGGGCGCAGAAATTGGAGCATCCACCAAAATTTTGGCGTGGCATCGATAGTTGGGCTTCAATCCAAAGGGTACCACATGATAGCAGTCAACGCCAATATTTTGGAAAGGCAACCGCCGGCCACAATCCAAACAGCCTCCTAATTCGCGCATGTATATACTGACACATAGATACTTACATCGTGCAAACTTTAAAACAAAATATTAACATTATAGTGTTACTTGGATATTTTATCATTTTCGTGCAGGACAAGTTGCATGATCGAGTAAGCATCAAGATAATAACATACATGCAAATTTTTATTTCTATTTCTTCAAAAAACTTCAAACAAAAACATTTTTTCTGATATTTGGAAAATCAGGTTCACCAAGTCCTAGGTTCCACCGGCTATTTCCGGGTTTGTCTTCTCCTAAATAAGAGACGGTCTCCATTGTACGAGCTGCTTATTGGTTGCATGgtttcttgtttatttttcaaTCATCAAATGCTTCTAAACGGATACAAATATTGAATCTTTAGAGATAGTTTGAAGAGATAATGCAGTGTGTAGTATGTTTTTTTTAACAACTTCCAATATGCTTAATAGTTTAAGCATATAAGGAAAATCATCCGCTATAGGTCCCGACCTAGCTGCTCGAAACGATATCCTCCAAAAAAAATTGCTCTTGTTCGTTTGTACTCCTGGGCTTTGGTAACCTCTATGGACTAGATGTGGAGGGAACCCACAGGCCATATATCAAAAGTGAAGACACAATTTTAGTCGTTTTATGTTATATTGGTTTTGTATAATTTCAGGTTTTTAACAGGTGAGGATGGCATCGCACTTAATAGTTTTTCCGCTCTATCTTCATCATGGCATAGTCGTCGTGGCCGACATTAGAGAGATGGTTGTGTTTTAGCCCAGTGGATTGATGGTTTCAGATCATGGGTATTATCATCTGATGCTTCATGCTTTCTCGCAAGTGGCGGTGGCAAAATGGTATCAAGTAAGTTTTGGTGACATGTCATCCTGTATTTTAACATTTCGGGCTCTCACACTTCTTCATCgatacaacaacagcaacaacaacaacagcagcaacaacaacagcaacaacaacaacaacaacaacagcagcagcaacaacagcagcaacagcaacagcagcagcaacaacagcagcaacaacaacagcaacagcaacagcaacaacaaaAGGCTAAAATAAGCCTAAAATTTGTTTATATATTGAGTAAACAATGGCTAAAATAAGCCTAAAATTTGTTTATATATTGAGTAAACAAACATAGTGGATTACTGGATTGTGTCGTTAGTCCTAAAACGCTCCCGTCCATTAGCCGCAAATTCATGTTTGTTCTGGTTGAGCTGTATGGATGGTGGACTTCGGATTTGTATTGTGCTCCTTCTCTATCGGGTCGACTCGACACCGGCGGGGAGCATCGGCAGGGCATGTTTTTATCTACATTACTATTAAAAGAGACAGAGCGGCAGATCCAAACAATCTGAGCCATCGACTTATCTAATCCAATGGTTCAGATCACCACTAAAACAGGGTTAGACGCCCACATACCACGTCTAACCAAATCATCAAATTATTTCCCAACCGCCTGATACGAGGACGCCGCGCTAACCCCGCGCTGACCTGTGCACACTGCCAAACCGCCCCCTCCCCCGCGCTAACCCCGCGCCTGTagtgattcgttgcatagaaaacaaaaaatttcctaccgcgagaacgcaatccaagccaagatgcaatctagaagatgggagcaacgaggggatgaacgagactaacctttGAAGATTtctaaagcctataagagtaggctcttattgctgcggtagacgatgacttgccgcttgcaaaagcgcgtagaagatcttgatcacggtgccacgatcgggcagcacctccgtactcggtcacacgttcggtgctgatgaagacgacgtccttctccccgttccagcgggcagcggaagtagtagatcctcctcggaatcccgacagcacgacggcgtggtggcggtggtggtggagatctccgacagagcttcgcctaagctatgtgggagagagaagtaggagggaaccgctagggtttgggagaggggggcgccggctagggcagccttgaggggtgcggccatggtggtgttgtggtggccggccagcccctctcctcccctctttatataggtggaagccccaaggtttaggtcaaagtgtccgaataagaccccaacaaaaaccttccaagtgaccaaacctagggggagtgggattcccccctttccttggtggggtggccggccaccatggtggggagtccacttgggactcctcctcccttaggctggccggccaaggtgggtggagtccctctgggactccaccttccatccttatttcttccggactcttctagaaccttccagagaaaataccggatcattttcaaacctagaaaatgacttcctatatatgaatcttattctccggaccattccggaactcctcgtaatgtcctggatcccatccgagactccgaacaaaacttcgaactccattccatattcaagttctcccattacaacatcaaaccttaagtgtgtcaccctacggttcgtgaactatgtggacatgggtgagaactctctccgaccaataaccaatagcgggatctggagatccataatggctcccacatattcaacgatgactttagtgatcgaatgaaccattcacatacgataccaattccctttgtcacacgatattttacttgtccgaggtttgatcatcggtatcactctataccttgttcaacctcgtctcctaacaagttctctttactcgtaccatggtatgtggtctcttatgaacttattcatatgcttgcaagacattagacgacattccaccgagagggcccagagtatatctatccatcatcgggatggacaaatcccactgttgatccatatgcctcaactcatactttccggatacttaatcccacctttataaccacccatttacgcagtggcgtttgatgtaatcaaagtacctttccggtataagtgatttacatgatctcatggtcataaggactaggtaactatgtatcgaaagcttatagcaaataacttaatgacgtgatcttatgc containing:
- the LOC139834274 gene encoding probable DNA helicase MCM9 — protein: MPPPLSDDLGDAAELSGYEPMLAKFLRGFHSDDLRRILLHSEPTLHFPLVIDFAELFDFDTELGNALYSNPRTSSSSSTPPLNAPRRADQPSARHASPIFPRVSLPSVLLAE